One Manihot esculenta cultivar AM560-2 chromosome 6, M.esculenta_v8, whole genome shotgun sequence DNA segment encodes these proteins:
- the LOC110617041 gene encoding uncharacterized protein LOC110617041 gives MASKRAPSDSKSQMKQAASQGRTCLCSPTTHPGSFRCSLHRNYQRVPSRRSSSSSSSNNWELAVIAKANSLKAFLLQIIKPSSHDLQRRRNFRPRPSRFCLMNANRDGFAVS, from the coding sequence ATGGCATCAAAACGTGCACCATCAGATTCAAAATCACAGATGAAACAAGCAGCATCACAAGGCAGAACATGTCTGTGCTCCCCCACCACACATCCTGGATCATTCAGATGTAGCCTCCACAGGAATTATCAAAGGGTGCCAAGTAGaagatcatcatcatcatcatcatcaaacaACTGGGAATTGGCTGTGATTGCTAAAGCTAACTCCTTGAAGGCCTTTCTTCTTCAGATCATCAAGCCTTCAAGCCATGATCTTCAACGGAGGAGGAATTTTCGTCCCAGGCCTTCCAGGTTTTGCTTAATGAACGCCAATAGAGATGGATTTGCTGTTTCTTGA